Within the Alteromonas sp. M12 genome, the region TTATTTTGTATAACGACGTGATGCTAACCCCACCAAACCTAGGGAAAAAATAGCGAATGTAGATGGCTCGGGCACAGAAACCATTCCAGCGAATACCGCAATATCACTATCATCTGCGCTTACGGTATTGGTAAAGCTGCCAATATCTCCGGCTGCGAACGCGCTTGTCACCAAATAATATTGCTGAAAACCCACTAAATTGAAACTAAATTCTGAGGTGCCTATACCGCCTGCACCATCATCATCACCGGCTAACAAATTGACTAATTGATCGCTTGGCGAGAAATCAAATTCGTATAGATGCAAATAACCATCATAATCCTGGACACTGCTAAAATTGAATTCTCCCGAACCAGCAGTATAAAAACTTTGTACATGATATTGAACCGGCCCAAGTGTTGAAATAATCGGTCCTGATTCAACTGGACGAGCCCAAAAATCCCCAGTCCCATTAGTGTCTGAATAAACTAACGTCGAAAAAGCTGGCGCTGAGCAACATGCCAGCGTTACTAACATCAATTGTATTACCTTTATTTTTATTTTATCTATCACCGTCTTCTTCCTTTAATGATTTGTTTTGTATTAACTGCTAAGCCCAGCATCGCAAATGTAATAACTAACAAATGCAATAATTTACAAGAGCAATAATTAAACCAAAGTGAAAATCACCCATGTTTTCAATATGTTTGTTTTTTGTACAGATGGTGGGGGGTAAAAGAACTGGACGTTATTGGATAGTTAGGATGTGACTTATACCGAGTGTCAATATAGTAAACCGGTAGCAACTCATTTTAATAAGTTGCTGCCGGTTTATTAAGTATTTACTTGATTTGAGTAATTATATGTTTTTTTGAAATATACAACATTATGGGTTGCCTATATCTGATGGCGGGTTAAGTTTTTTCCCTTTTTTGGCAGGATCCATAGGGTGTAATTCTCTTCCTGATACATTTCTAAATTCAAAATTGGCATATTGCAAGTCGCTTCCACCTTGAATTTCTGTGAGGTAGTCATCGGCAATTTCTTGCATTGTTTTTAAGTTTAATTTGCAGTTCATTATATTCTCACTTGTTAGAGTACATTTTTTGTACCATATTAATTATGTAAAGATTCATAAATATTAACATTTAAATGTGGGACAAATAGTTGTGTTTTTGGGACAAAAACTTAGAAATGTACTGTCAATTTTAGCTTTTATTTATTGTGTTAACTCATATTCTTTTGAGTCGAAAAAGACACTTGAAGATAGTCCTTTAGGTGCTACTCACTCGCTCTTTAAAGGGAAGTCTTCTTTATGGTTAGGGGGAGAAAATGGAATCTTTGCAATTACTGGCTCTTATGTTTTACGTTATGGGGAAAAAGATCATTCTCTGTTTGAATATGATGTTGAATCCATATACGAAGATATTCAAGGGGGAATTTGGATTGCAACCTTTGGGAAAGGTATTTATTTTTTAGAAGCCGATGAGTTTTATAAAGTCGATTTCAATATTAAAGAAAAAGTGTCCCTATTTTGCCGCGATATCAAAGGTATCGATGAAGTTATTTATTTCAGTTGTGGCGGAGAAATATATAGTTATTCAATTGCAACAGGAAAGTATAAATTAGAATTAGATTCATCTATTGCTGATACGAGAGATATTACGTTTTTCGAGATTGCTGAAAATACTATTTATGCGATTGATGAATACAATAAGTTAATCAGTTCAAATAACGGGGAGATCTTGGAGCTTATTTCCCCCGATAAATTTGAGAATATTTTAGAGTTTCACACTGTTTTTGTTTTAGATTCAAATACCTTGCTTGTTGGGACAAACAAAGGACTACTTTCAATTGATAGAAAAAATAATCAAGTTGGCTTTTTACTAACTGACAGTATTGATGAGGACGTCACTCAAATTTTTAAGTTTGGAAATCAAGATCTTTGGATTTATCAAAATGGATTTAAAAGAATAGAGTTTATGAATAATAAACAGCCAGAAACAGTTAAAATTTTTGATGAAATGGGAGGGGTCGATTTTGGTGACGTTTATGATGTTAGTGTTTTTGATGATGACACTTTTGTTTTTTCTAGTCCTCTTTTTGGTATCACCACATTCAATTCAATAAATAATTCGATTGCATATTTGAATTTATCTAAAAGTAGTTCAGGCTCGATTGAAGAGAGTTTCTTCGATGGCGAAAAGCTAATGCTATCTTTTAATAATCGTCTGCAAGAATTCGATTTGGATACTTTCGTAATAAAAGAGCTTACAGAAGATATTGGCTTTGTAAGCTCAATTAGAAAGCTGTCTGGAAATGCATATTTAATATTCTCAGATAAATTAGGGTTAGCGGAGGTTGGTTTTAAGCAAGGCGGAGATTATGAAATTAAGTACTTCAATATAGATTTAAAAGGGGGGGAAATCACTTCTATTTTGTCTTACTCAGAAAGTTACTCTCTATTTGGCGTGATAGGTGGAAAATCCCCGGGTATTTATAGAATTGATAAGTATGGAAACTATAAGCAATTAGTTAAAAGTGTTAATCCTGATATTTTGCTAAAAAAAACTGATGGTCAAATAATTGTAGCGCTAAGGTTTTATGGAGTTAAGAGCCTTAGCGAACTTGAACAAATAGATGTAGAAAATCTTATTGTTGATAAAAAATTAGCATATATTAACAATTGTTTATTGGAAGACAATAAAGGGGTCATTTGGCTTTGTACCGATGGGGCTGGGCTAGCTTATTTAGATGAAAATTCCGGAGATTTAAAATATATTGATACTGTTTATACTGCGAATTCTAGACATATAAGAGAGCTTGTGCAGGATTCGGAGGGGTATTTCTGGGTAATGACCAATCAGGGATTGGTTAGATATGACCACGTTAATAAGACCTCAATTAAACTCGGTAAAGAAGACGGTATTAAAGATGTCGACTTCGAAATAACTGCTTCAATAAATCTGACAGATGATCAAATACTGATTGCCGGAGATAGAGAAAATTATATAGTAAATACTCGTTTGGCCAATCGATTTCTCGATAAGCGCCTCAAAAAAGTTAACCAAACAGTATTTGTTGATCTCATGGTGTTGCTTAGGGACGAACAAGGCATGGTCTCAAAAAAGCTAGATTTGATTAAATCTGTTGAGAATAATACACCAATGGTGATTTCTTATGATGAATTTTTATTCGAATTAAGCTTCGCCGCGAATAACTTTGTAGATCGTGATGTATTGAAATTTCAATATAGGTTAGTTGGTTTGAATAATAGTTGGGTTGACGCTTCTACGAAAAATGCATCAGCCACTTACTCAACATTGCCAAGCGGAGACTATTTATTTGAAGTCCGTGTCGTGGATCCCAAAAGTGCAAGTATACAACCCGTAAATTCATTAAAGATTAAGGTTCGACCTCCTTATTGGCAGACCTGGCAGGCTTACACTGTCTATATTATTGCGTGTATTCTTGCTTTAATTGGTTTTTCTAAATATCGAACTTTTCAGCTTAAGTCCCTCAATGAAAGGTTAGAGTCCTCTGTTCTAATACAAACAAAGGAATTGGCTACAAGTAAACGGAGGTTAGGTGATGCGTTGCACCATAAAGAATTATTGTATGCAAATGCATCTCATGAGTTTAGGACACCACTTGCTTTAATTTCTGGCCCTATTGAACAACTTGCGAAGTCTATTACAGACGAAAAATCAAAAAGGTTTTTAGATATATTGAGGCTTAATGCATTTCGACTAACTAATCTAGTCGACCAAGTACTTGAATTATCGAAAATAGATTCGAGTAGGTTGGATGATAAGGTTCACTATGATCTTTATAACTCTATTCAAATAATCGTTGAATCATTTAGACCAATTTCGTTAAGTAAAGGACAGCAATTAATTTTTAAAAATACGTGTGAGGGAACTGGTACTTACATTGCTGACTCTTTGGAAAAAATACTTTCGAATTTACTAATGAATGCTTTTAAATATAACAACGAAGGTGGTGATGTCGTTGTTTGTGTTTCAAGCGTAGATAGTACTCTCACAATAGAAATAGCTGATCATGGTTTAGGAATAGAAGCTGAAAACATGGATTTGATTTTTGACCGATTTACTCGATTGGAAAACGCTTCCGAAGCCAATGGATCCGGTTTAGGCTTAGCAGTGGTCAAGGAGCTGGTTAACGCTAATGGGGGCAATATAGAAGTCGAAAGTCAAATTGGCGAGGGTACAAAATTTATAATTAGCCTTCCAAAAAGTAATGTTACTTCTATTACAGAATCTGAATTGTTTGTATCTACTTCAATCGATAATAACAAAACTGAATTGGAAGTTGTCGATATCGATAGCACTATATCAAGTGTAAATAATGAAGCTACTAAGAAGCTTTCAATCCTGATAGTGGAAGACCAAGTCGATATGCGTAATTATTTAAGTTTAATTTTTAGCAAGGAATACGATTGTTATTCTGCTAAAAATGGACAAGAAGGGTTCGAAAAGTCATTGGAAATAATACCGGATATTATTGTTACTGACCTGATGATGCCAGTGTCAGATGGTTTTGAGCTAGCCGGCAAGATAAGGGAAAACGAACTGACGTCCCATATTCCCATCATCATGTTGACTGCCAAAGGCGATGATAAAACTCGAATGGCGAGCTGGGGACACCATATTGATCAATATATCAAGAAACCTTTTAATAACTTAGAATTGTTGGCTAGGGCGAAAAATTTACTAGAAATAAGACGAAAGATCTCACAAAAATATAATTTCAATGGTGTTGAAAATAAGGATATTTTCGAATTAAATAGCGATTGCATGTCTTCTGAGCGGGATACGCGCTTTTATGACAAATTTATTGACTGGTTAGAAGATAACTATAAAGATAATCGTTGTAGTAGAAGTCGAGCAGTTATTGAACTCGCCATAAGTGAAAGGCAATTAAATCGTAAACTCACCGCATTTACTAATTCTAGTTTTACTGAACTACTGAGAAAATACCGCCTTATTAAAGCTAAAGACGATTTACTCAATGGCAAGCAGATAACTGAAACTGCCTTTAATGTTGGTTTTTCATCGTCGGCTTATTTTAGCAACAAGTTCAAAAAGGAATTTGGGCTGTCTCCCAAAGCTTATATCAAAAAAATGAAAGCGGATTAAACAAAAATGGCGCTTTATAAGCGCCATTTGCATTTATCTTAATTGTATCTGCGATTTAACCTTCAGTTTTATCTTTGGCTAACCGTACTTTCAATGTACGTTCTTGAAAATCAGTATCGTTTAACTTCTTAATCATTTTGTCTGCACTGCTACTGGCAACTTCAACAAAACCGTATCCTTTGCGCTTTCCAGTGCGGCGGTCTTTCATTAATCGAACTGAGGCTACAGTGCCAAATTCTGAAAAATGTTCAGATACTGCATTTTCGTCTACTTTATATGGAAGGTTACCAACATAAAGAGTGGTGGTTGATGATATGTCTTCTGCTGAACTTTTAACTGATTTGGATTCAGAAATAAGTTTAGAAAATTGAGGAATGGCGATTGCTCCGAAAAGTAAGCCGAAAATGAAGGCCAATTGAACGGAAGTAAAATCGTCTGGGAGTGCGAAGTAAGCAATGATTGAAAATGCTATAGCGAATAGTGTGTTTAATAAAGAGAAAGATTTCATGTAGTAATTACCTAATATGATTATTGTTATAGGATTTCTTTTAAAAAGGAAAAGAAAGCACTGCCATGTTACGCATAAATAAACAGATAACCAAATTTGTTTGCTTATAGATTGCTCGACCCGCTCAAACATTGTCCGTTTATTGGGCTTTAGTCGTGTTTTTTCGAGAATTTGTCATTAATTTGAAATAAACCCTTGATCTTCGGATTATGGTCTGTAGAATGCGCGCCTCGCTTCGGGACAAACTTTAAAGAATGTCTCTTCTTAATAGCCTTTATAAGAATGTTAAGAGCAAGCCGCAAGGCAAGTGTGAAGCGGGGTGGAGACGATTTAGCGATTTGAAATAAATTCAAAAAAACTAAATAAAAACGTTGACATCAAATACCGGAAGTGTAGAATACGCCTCCCGCTTGAGAGAGACCTAACGGACTCACTAAGCAGAGAAAAAGTTTTCTAGGCGACGTCAAGTAATGACAGTCACCTTGCGCAAACATTATCTCAGTAATCGGACGTCACTTTGTTCCGCATTACGCTTCGATAAGTTTGCACTAAATGTTCTTTAACAATTTGCAACAAGACAATCTGTGTGGGCACTCATTATAAGAGTGCTTACCAAAAAAAGTTCATATTTCGAAAGAAGTTTAATTGAAGAGTTTGATCATGGCTCAGATTGAACGCTGGCGGCA harbors:
- a CDS encoding PEP-CTERM sorting domain-containing protein; the protein is MLVTLACCSAPAFSTLVYSDTNGTGDFWARPVESGPIISTLGPVQYHVQSFYTAGSGEFNFSSVQDYDGYLHLYEFDFSPSDQLVNLLAGDDDGAGGIGTSEFSFNLVGFQQYYLVTSAFAAGDIGSFTNTVSADDSDIAVFAGMVSVPEPSTFAIFSLGLVGLASRRYTK
- a CDS encoding ATP-binding protein, which gives rise to MFLGQKLRNVLSILAFIYCVNSYSFESKKTLEDSPLGATHSLFKGKSSLWLGGENGIFAITGSYVLRYGEKDHSLFEYDVESIYEDIQGGIWIATFGKGIYFLEADEFYKVDFNIKEKVSLFCRDIKGIDEVIYFSCGGEIYSYSIATGKYKLELDSSIADTRDITFFEIAENTIYAIDEYNKLISSNNGEILELISPDKFENILEFHTVFVLDSNTLLVGTNKGLLSIDRKNNQVGFLLTDSIDEDVTQIFKFGNQDLWIYQNGFKRIEFMNNKQPETVKIFDEMGGVDFGDVYDVSVFDDDTFVFSSPLFGITTFNSINNSIAYLNLSKSSSGSIEESFFDGEKLMLSFNNRLQEFDLDTFVIKELTEDIGFVSSIRKLSGNAYLIFSDKLGLAEVGFKQGGDYEIKYFNIDLKGGEITSILSYSESYSLFGVIGGKSPGIYRIDKYGNYKQLVKSVNPDILLKKTDGQIIVALRFYGVKSLSELEQIDVENLIVDKKLAYINNCLLEDNKGVIWLCTDGAGLAYLDENSGDLKYIDTVYTANSRHIRELVQDSEGYFWVMTNQGLVRYDHVNKTSIKLGKEDGIKDVDFEITASINLTDDQILIAGDRENYIVNTRLANRFLDKRLKKVNQTVFVDLMVLLRDEQGMVSKKLDLIKSVENNTPMVISYDEFLFELSFAANNFVDRDVLKFQYRLVGLNNSWVDASTKNASATYSTLPSGDYLFEVRVVDPKSASIQPVNSLKIKVRPPYWQTWQAYTVYIIACILALIGFSKYRTFQLKSLNERLESSVLIQTKELATSKRRLGDALHHKELLYANASHEFRTPLALISGPIEQLAKSITDEKSKRFLDILRLNAFRLTNLVDQVLELSKIDSSRLDDKVHYDLYNSIQIIVESFRPISLSKGQQLIFKNTCEGTGTYIADSLEKILSNLLMNAFKYNNEGGDVVVCVSSVDSTLTIEIADHGLGIEAENMDLIFDRFTRLENASEANGSGLGLAVVKELVNANGGNIEVESQIGEGTKFIISLPKSNVTSITESELFVSTSIDNNKTELEVVDIDSTISSVNNEATKKLSILIVEDQVDMRNYLSLIFSKEYDCYSAKNGQEGFEKSLEIIPDIIVTDLMMPVSDGFELAGKIRENELTSHIPIIMLTAKGDDKTRMASWGHHIDQYIKKPFNNLELLARAKNLLEIRRKISQKYNFNGVENKDIFELNSDCMSSERDTRFYDKFIDWLEDNYKDNRCSRSRAVIELAISERQLNRKLTAFTNSSFTELLRKYRLIKAKDDLLNGKQITETAFNVGFSSSAYFSNKFKKEFGLSPKAYIKKMKAD
- a CDS encoding RNA-binding protein, whose amino-acid sequence is MKSFSLLNTLFAIAFSIIAYFALPDDFTSVQLAFIFGLLFGAIAIPQFSKLISESKSVKSSAEDISSTTTLYVGNLPYKVDENAVSEHFSEFGTVASVRLMKDRRTGKRKGYGFVEVASSSADKMIKKLNDTDFQERTLKVRLAKDKTEG